One part of the Alphaproteobacteria bacterium genome encodes these proteins:
- a CDS encoding DMT family transporter, with protein sequence MSKTSGLRMTPVEWGMLLILSVLWGGAFFLIEIALRDLPPFTIMILRVGGASLFLWTIVLIRGAAFPRGLGLWSVLTVMAVFNSALPFSLIAWGQVQITSGLSSILIAMTPLFAVITAHFFTEDEAFTRMKGLGVLSGLAGAVILIGPEFLRDIGANFFAQLAVLGGAVSYSIAAVFGRRFGRRDISQISVAAGQVTMAIVLLAPFVLIFDRPWTLDVPSLAGIGAVAGLALGSTGVAYLIYYRVLATAGATNLMLVNFLAPVSALILGIFVLGEVLSIEQLIGMCFIALGLALIDGRLFQGRT encoded by the coding sequence ATGTCAAAGACCAGCGGTTTGCGTATGACGCCGGTTGAGTGGGGAATGCTTCTGATCCTGTCCGTGCTCTGGGGGGGCGCCTTTTTCCTGATCGAGATCGCATTACGCGATCTGCCGCCCTTCACCATCATGATCCTGCGTGTTGGCGGCGCATCGTTGTTTCTGTGGACCATCGTACTCATCCGCGGTGCAGCATTTCCCAGAGGGCTTGGCCTCTGGTCGGTACTGACCGTCATGGCAGTGTTCAATTCCGCCTTGCCGTTCTCGCTGATCGCGTGGGGGCAGGTCCAGATCACCAGCGGGCTCTCCTCGATCCTGATCGCGATGACGCCGTTGTTCGCTGTGATAACGGCGCATTTCTTCACCGAAGACGAGGCCTTCACGCGGATGAAGGGGCTCGGGGTGCTGTCTGGCCTGGCGGGCGCGGTTATCCTCATCGGGCCGGAGTTTCTGCGTGACATCGGGGCCAATTTTTTCGCGCAACTGGCCGTACTCGGCGGGGCGGTGTCCTACTCCATCGCGGCCGTGTTCGGCCGGCGTTTCGGCCGCCGCGATATTTCGCAAATCTCGGTTGCGGCAGGGCAGGTGACCATGGCGATCGTGCTGCTGGCGCCCTTCGTCCTGATATTCGATCGGCCATGGACGCTCGACGTGCCCAGCCTGGCAGGCATTGGCGCGGTTGCCGGCCTCGCCCTCGGCTCCACGGGCGTTGCTTACCTGATCTATTATCGGGTGCTGGCCACGGCGGGCGCGACCAACCTGATGCTGGTCAATTTCCTGGCGCCCGTCAGCGCGCTCATCCTCGGCATATTCGTGCTGGGCGAGGTGCTCAGCATCGAACAGTTAATCGGCATGTGTTTTATCGCCCTGGGGCTCGCCCTGATCGACGGCAGGCTGTTTCAGGGGCGCACCTAG
- a CDS encoding thiamine pyrophosphate-binding protein — protein MSGKATSTGTGDNVTVEMSGGEAIAKMLQLHEVGPMFGMAGFQLLPFYAAIRELGLAHTLINDERSGAFMADAWSRVTGQPGVCDATLGPGATNLLTSLTESLNAGIPIIAIAGDANRTHAWKNMTQETRQVEMLRPAVKEVIRVEVGERIPEHVRRAYAVATSGRPGPVLIDVPEDISHSMFEFAASELYADPATTHAPSRRTRPARADIERAVTLLADAKRPVILAGGGVHISGAQDVLTSFAEEQAIPVAHTLSGKGAIACTHDLSLGLFGRYDRTANGLLDTADAILVVGCKLGEIATKRYTIPRPGIPIIHLDILPEEIGRWAQTDIALCGDAREGLADLRDALADGAEARRDARAAYLDEAGAGKAKWRAEVDERLTSEEVPVNMARMVHELNNILPEDAILVADGGFAAHWTGLLYDTKRAGRGFIVDRGMASIGYGVSGGIGAQLAAPDRPVFTLTGDGGLNMTLGDLETAARLGVPVTILVVNNAASGYIKALQHAMFGGKYQSADLSDLNYAAIAEHLGCRGIRVEHPDQLADAFRTALENRDKPNVIDIVVTRDAGKMLPGVDNRTAPIKKGDRIA, from the coding sequence ATGAGCGGTAAGGCAACCAGCACCGGCACGGGCGATAATGTCACTGTCGAGATGTCCGGTGGCGAAGCCATCGCAAAGATGCTTCAGCTCCACGAGGTCGGGCCGATGTTCGGCATGGCCGGCTTTCAGCTCCTACCCTTCTATGCCGCCATTCGCGAGTTGGGCCTCGCCCATACGCTGATCAATGACGAACGCAGCGGCGCCTTCATGGCCGACGCCTGGTCCCGCGTAACCGGCCAGCCCGGCGTTTGCGATGCGACATTGGGTCCGGGCGCCACCAATCTGCTCACCTCGCTCACGGAGTCTCTCAACGCCGGTATTCCGATCATCGCGATCGCCGGCGACGCGAACCGGACCCACGCCTGGAAGAACATGACCCAGGAGACCCGGCAGGTCGAAATGCTGCGCCCGGCGGTCAAGGAAGTGATCCGCGTGGAAGTCGGCGAACGTATTCCCGAGCATGTGCGCCGCGCCTATGCCGTGGCCACGTCGGGCCGTCCCGGCCCGGTCCTCATCGATGTGCCGGAGGATATCAGCCACAGCATGTTCGAGTTTGCGGCGAGCGAACTCTATGCCGATCCGGCGACCACCCATGCTCCATCGCGGCGTACGCGGCCGGCACGCGCGGATATCGAACGGGCCGTCACGTTACTCGCCGATGCCAAACGTCCGGTTATCCTGGCTGGCGGCGGGGTCCATATCTCCGGGGCGCAGGATGTCCTCACGTCGTTCGCCGAGGAACAGGCCATCCCCGTCGCGCACACGCTTTCTGGCAAGGGCGCGATCGCCTGCACCCATGATTTGTCGCTCGGCCTGTTCGGCCGCTATGACCGAACCGCCAATGGCTTGCTCGATACGGCCGACGCGATCCTCGTGGTCGGCTGCAAGCTGGGCGAAATCGCCACCAAGCGCTACACGATCCCGCGGCCCGGCATTCCGATCATCCATCTGGATATCCTGCCCGAGGAAATCGGCCGCTGGGCCCAGACCGACATCGCCCTGTGCGGCGATGCACGCGAGGGTCTCGCCGATCTTCGCGATGCGCTGGCCGACGGCGCCGAGGCGCGCCGCGATGCGCGCGCCGCCTATCTCGACGAGGCTGGCGCCGGCAAGGCCAAGTGGCGCGCAGAGGTGGACGAACGCCTTACCTCCGAAGAGGTACCCGTCAACATGGCGCGCATGGTCCACGAGCTGAACAATATCCTGCCGGAAGACGCGATCCTCGTCGCCGACGGCGGTTTTGCCGCGCACTGGACCGGGCTTCTGTATGACACCAAGCGCGCCGGGCGTGGCTTCATCGTCGACCGCGGCATGGCCTCGATCGGTTACGGCGTCTCCGGCGGTATCGGCGCCCAACTGGCCGCGCCGGACCGCCCGGTTTTCACGCTCACCGGAGACGGCGGGCTGAACATGACCCTCGGCGATCTGGAGACCGCCGCACGGCTCGGTGTTCCGGTGACAATCCTCGTCGTTAACAACGCCGCATCGGGCTACATCAAGGCGCTGCAGCACGCGATGTTCGGCGGCAAGTATCAGTCGGCCGATTTGTCCGATCTAAACTATGCGGCGATTGCCGAACATCTGGGTTGTCGCGGCATCCGCGTCGAGCACCCCGACCAGCTGGCGGATGCCTTCCGCACCGCGCTGGAGAACCGCGACAAACCGAACGTCATCGACATCGTCGTGACCCGCGACGCCGGCAAGATGTTGCCCGGTGTCGACAACCGTACCGCCCCCATCAAGAAGGGTGACCGCATCGCCTGA
- a CDS encoding DMT family transporter, translating to MAKTSSLRMTPLEWVLLIILGGFWGATFFFNAIALPELPPLTVILVRVAIASVILWVVVFASGVAVPRRRDIWLALLFMGLANSALPFFLIAWGQVHIPSGLASILIASSPLYAVIAAHFMTQDEGLTRGKVAGVLTGLAGVVILIGPGFLRDIGTNLLAQLSVIGAAVLYALSAIYGRLFARRGVAPLVVATGQISMSALLLLPFAIIIDRPWTLPNPSLEAWGAVLGLAVLSTSVAYLIYFRILATAGAINILLVNFLVPVSALLLGIFILGEQLTLEQMIGMGFIVGGLLLIDGRLLSRFQVTG from the coding sequence ATGGCCAAGACAAGCAGCCTGCGCATGACCCCGCTCGAGTGGGTTTTGCTCATTATTCTGGGCGGTTTTTGGGGTGCCACCTTCTTCTTTAACGCCATAGCGCTGCCGGAATTGCCGCCGCTTACCGTGATCCTGGTGCGTGTCGCCATCGCATCGGTGATTCTCTGGGTCGTCGTGTTCGCCAGCGGTGTCGCCGTGCCCAGAAGGCGTGATATCTGGCTAGCGTTGTTGTTCATGGGGTTAGCGAATTCGGCGCTGCCGTTTTTCCTGATCGCCTGGGGGCAGGTACATATTCCCAGCGGGCTGGCGTCGATCCTGATCGCCAGTTCGCCGCTCTATGCGGTGATCGCGGCGCACTTCATGACTCAAGATGAGGGGCTGACCCGGGGGAAGGTCGCCGGTGTGCTGACCGGTCTTGCCGGTGTGGTGATATTGATCGGGCCCGGGTTCCTGAGAGATATCGGGACCAACCTTCTGGCCCAGCTATCCGTGATCGGCGCCGCGGTGCTTTACGCCTTGTCCGCGATTTACGGGCGCCTGTTCGCGCGGCGTGGCGTGGCACCACTGGTCGTGGCGACGGGTCAGATTTCCATGTCGGCGCTTCTGCTGCTCCCGTTCGCCATCATCATTGACCGGCCCTGGACGCTGCCGAACCCGAGCCTCGAAGCCTGGGGTGCCGTGCTGGGCCTCGCGGTCTTGTCCACGTCAGTGGCCTACCTGATCTATTTCCGTATCCTGGCCACCGCAGGCGCGATCAACATTCTGCTTGTGAATTTCCTGGTCCCGGTCAGCGCGCTGTTGCTGGGCATTTTCATTCTCGGCGAACAACTGACATTGGAACAAATGATCGGGATGGGCTTTATTGTCGGGGGGCTGCTCCTCATCGATGGACGGCTGCTGAGCCGATTTCAAGTGACGGGATAG
- a CDS encoding LLM class flavin-dependent oxidoreductase, protein MELGFFTMPLHPADRPLTETLNEDREAFILADELGYSEAYMGEHVTDSFEPVPNSMMFLCWVAREIKNMTLATGTVNLGHHHPAAVAAEAAMLDHMLEGRFMLGVSPGNLPSDSEVFGTLDIDRNEKFIETLNQIIEIWTTDPPYDIKGKYNSISTVKHYHERLGQGVIMKPYQKPTPPIFGTVVAPFSKGIIGLGERGWIPVSANFLQPKWVATHWPNYAEGCANVEREADPSVWRVARSIFVADDDKVAEEYGKGPQSPYRFYFYQLGNKLRNGGKLGLFKTERDQPDEEITDDFMVNSLVIAGTVDKVVDEILAFREEVGDFGTLVYAGHDWVDSKLGKRSMELMATEVMPRVNKAIGA, encoded by the coding sequence ATGGAACTCGGTTTTTTCACCATGCCGCTTCACCCGGCTGACCGCCCGTTGACCGAGACCCTGAATGAAGACCGGGAAGCGTTCATCCTGGCCGATGAGCTGGGTTACTCGGAAGCCTATATGGGCGAACATGTGACCGACAGCTTCGAGCCGGTCCCGAATTCGATGATGTTCCTTTGCTGGGTGGCACGCGAGATCAAGAATATGACCCTCGCGACCGGGACGGTGAATCTCGGCCACCATCATCCTGCGGCGGTGGCCGCCGAGGCGGCGATGCTGGACCATATGCTCGAGGGCCGGTTCATGCTGGGGGTCAGCCCGGGCAATCTGCCGTCGGATTCCGAAGTGTTCGGCACCCTCGATATCGACCGGAACGAGAAGTTCATCGAGACGCTCAACCAGATCATCGAGATATGGACGACGGACCCGCCCTACGACATCAAGGGAAAGTACAACTCGATTTCGACCGTGAAGCACTATCATGAGCGTCTCGGTCAGGGCGTCATCATGAAACCGTACCAGAAGCCGACCCCGCCGATCTTCGGGACGGTCGTGGCGCCCTTTTCAAAAGGCATCATCGGACTCGGCGAACGCGGCTGGATTCCCGTTTCGGCCAACTTTCTGCAACCGAAATGGGTGGCGACTCATTGGCCGAATTATGCCGAGGGTTGCGCGAATGTGGAACGCGAGGCCGATCCGTCCGTGTGGCGGGTGGCACGCTCGATCTTTGTCGCCGACGACGACAAGGTTGCAGAAGAATACGGCAAGGGTCCGCAATCGCCCTACCGGTTCTACTTCTACCAGCTTGGCAACAAGCTCAGGAACGGCGGCAAGCTTGGCCTCTTTAAAACCGAGCGCGACCAGCCGGACGAGGAAATTACGGACGATTTCATGGTCAATTCTCTCGTCATCGCAGGCACCGTCGACAAGGTCGTGGACGAGATCCTGGCGTTCCGCGAGGAAGTCGGAGACTTCGGAACCCTGGTCTATGCCGGCCATGACTGGGTGGACTCCAAGCTCGGCAAACGCTCGATGGAACTGATGGCGACGGAAGTGATGCCAAGGGTCAACAAGGCCATCGGCGCCTGA
- a CDS encoding fumarylacetoacetate hydrolase family protein has product MKLLTYDAGSGARVGLATEDGIIDLTTRAGVTSLREVITENRVSDMAEFSGETPDHALDGVTYLPVIPDPDHIWCVGVNYMDHLQEAIDAGLPRSKSEHPMIFGRYADTLVGHNQPLLKSPVVNKLDYECELAVIIGKAGRYISKADALDHVAGYSCFNEASARDWQYHTAQVVPGKNFQGTGGFGPWMVTADEIPDPQVLDISTVLNGETLQSANTKDMIFDVVTIISYVSHISELQPGDVIASGTPSGVGQSREPQIFMQIGDSCEIRIEKIGTLVNGIAEG; this is encoded by the coding sequence ATGAAACTACTCACCTATGATGCCGGATCCGGCGCCCGTGTCGGCCTCGCCACAGAAGACGGCATAATCGACCTAACCACCCGCGCCGGGGTGACATCCCTGCGCGAAGTCATTACCGAAAACCGGGTTTCGGACATGGCGGAATTCTCGGGTGAAACCCCTGATCACGCGCTCGACGGCGTCACCTACTTGCCGGTCATCCCCGACCCGGACCATATCTGGTGTGTCGGCGTGAACTATATGGATCACCTGCAGGAAGCGATCGACGCCGGGTTGCCCCGATCCAAGAGCGAACATCCGATGATCTTCGGCCGCTACGCCGACACGCTTGTCGGGCACAACCAGCCGTTGCTCAAATCGCCGGTCGTCAACAAGCTCGACTATGAGTGCGAGCTGGCCGTGATTATCGGCAAGGCGGGTCGGTATATCAGCAAGGCAGATGCGCTCGACCATGTCGCGGGCTATTCCTGCTTCAACGAGGCCAGCGCTCGCGACTGGCAGTACCACACGGCCCAGGTCGTACCCGGCAAGAATTTTCAGGGCACCGGCGGCTTCGGTCCCTGGATGGTGACCGCCGACGAGATCCCCGATCCGCAGGTCCTCGACATCTCGACGGTCCTCAACGGCGAGACCCTCCAGTCGGCCAACACGAAGGACATGATTTTCGACGTGGTGACGATCATCTCCTACGTCTCGCATATCTCCGAGTTGCAACCGGGCGACGTCATCGCCTCCGGCACACCGTCCGGCGTCGGCCAGTCCCGTGAACCGCAGATCTTCATGCAGATCGGCGACAGCTGCGAAATCCGCATCGAGAAGATCGGCACCCTGGTGAACGGGATCGCTGAAGGATAG